In Kutzneria kofuensis, the DNA window TGTCCGCTTTGGACGGTGGTGTGAAGGCCATTGCCGGCAACGGTTTCACCACGTACGCGCTGCGGAGCGACGGCAGCGTCTGGGCGTGGGGCGACAACACCTACGGCCAGCTGGGCAACGGCACCACCAACCCGACCACCGTGCCGAGGCGCATCCCCAACCTGACCGGCGTCACGCAGATCGCCGCCGGACAGGCCAGCGGCTACGCGCTGCTCAGTGACGGCACCGTGTGGGCCTGGGGCCGCAACGCCAACGGCGAACTCGGCAACGGCGGCACCACCGACCAGAGCGCGCCGGTGCGAGTGGGCACCTTGACCGGTGTCACGTCCATCGCGGCCATCTGGACCGGCGGCTATGCCGTGAAGTCCGACAACACGGCGTGGGCCTGGGGTTCGAACGTCTACGGCGGACTCGGCACCACCGCCACGACCGGAAACGCCACCGCTCCGGTGCAGATCACCCTGTCCGGCGTGAAGTCGGTCGCCGGCGGCGCCGGTTTCACCGGCTACGCAATCAAGACCGACGGCACGGTATGGGCGTGGGGGGACAACACGGACGGCCAGTTCGGCAACGGCACCTCCGGCGCCGTTTCCGCGAACGCCGTCCAGGTGTCCAACCTGAGCGGTGTCACCGCGCTGGTCGAAGGCAACGGCGGTGCGCTGGCGCTGAAGCCGGACGGCACCGTGTCGGCGTGGGGCGCGGGCGTCGGTCCGACGCCGGGACCGGTCAACGGCATCGCCAAGGCGACCGCGGTCGGCGCCGGCGCGACGTCGAACTACGTGGTGGTTTCGTCCCCCTGACACCAGTGGTGACCAGGAGCCCCGCCCGACCCTCGGGCGGGGCTCTTTCGTTGCAAGACAAGAACCCGGCTGGCGGTGTCCGCGCGTCACCGACTGGCTACCGTGGGACATGCGTATGGTGATCCATCTCACCCGACCCGCCGGAGGCGATCATGACCGAAGCGCAGGCCGCGGACGCCGGTGGACTGCCCCTGATCGGCGGCCCGGACTTCCCGATCGGGATCTTCTGGCCGCCACCGCCGGACCAGACCACCCAGGCCCGGTACCAGGAGATCCGGGACGCCGGGTTCACCTTCGTGATCACCGGCAACTACCTGGACGACGGCAACATCATCGGCTGGGCCCTGCAGCAGGCCGACCAGGTCGGATTGAAGGTGCTCATCTCCGACGACACCCAGCTGCGCAACCTCACCCGCTGGTTCACCATCAGCGACGACCGCTCGGTGCCGATGTCCATCACCACCGCGGACGGCCGGACCCTGGTGCAGCGCGCGCTGGACGCCTACGGCGGGCACCCGTCGTTCGCCGGCTTCAACATGTTCGACGAGCCGTGGGCGGACCTGTTCCCGACGCTGGGCCGTGCCCTGGCCATCGCCCGCTCGCTGCGGCCGACCATGCTGCCGTACACGAACCTGCCGCCGGACCTGGGTTTCCCGCCGGGCGGCTACCAGCAGTTCGTCGAGCAGTTCATCCAGACGGTGCAGCCGGCGCTGCTGTCGTTCGACCGCTACCCGATCCTGTCGTCCGGATTGGACGCCGGCTACTTCTCCAACTGGGCCACCATCCGACAGGCCGGCCTCAACCACGGCCTGCCCACGTGGACGTTCATCCAGTCGGTCGGCAGCAACACCTTCCGCGCCACCAACGGCGCCGAGATGCTGTGGCTGATCAACGTCAGCCTGGCCTACGGCGCCAAGGGCATCCAGTACTTCACCTACTGGACGCCGGATCCGGCCCGCGGTGAGGGGTTCGGCCCGGCGATCATCGACCTCAACGGCCGGCGCACCGAGCGCTACCGGGCGGCGCAGCAGATCAACACCGGCTGGCTCTCGCCGGTCGGCCGGCAGCTCAAGCCGTTGGTGTCCGAACAGGTCGTGCACTTCAACGACCCACAGAACCCGGGCGGCGTCACCCCGTTCGCCGCGGACGACGTGCTGTCCGCGGTCAGCGGCGACCCCGTCATCATCGGCCGGTTCCGCAGCGGCGATCCGAACGACCGTACCCGCTGGCTGCTCGTGGTCAACCGGCAGTACGACCGGCACTCCTCGGTGACGGTCTCGCCGGTGCCGGGCCGGTTCGGCGGCGTCAGCCAGTTCGACGCGCGCAGCCAGAACTACCGGCAGGTGCAGAGCGACCGCATCAACGTCTCGCTGGACGCGGGCGCGGCCGCGCTGTACCGACTGAGCTGAGTCCGAACGCAGCGGCGCCCGCCCCGGAATCCGGGACGGGCGCCGCCCGCGCGAACGCCTGTTACTTGGTGAAGACCTTGCCCCAGGACTCGACCGAGGTCAGCTCGGGCAGCGCGTCCCGGTAGACCCGCTTCATCCGCGGCCACTCGGCGGCCAGCCGCCGGTAGTTGGCCAGCACCCGCTTGCCCAGCTCGCGGAACTCCTTCGGGTCGCGGTGCCGGAACGACACCCCGCTGCCGTCCGCGTTGGACACCGTGGCGCTGTCCAGGTTGCCCAGCAGGAACCAGCGCGCGTTGGTGGCCGGCACGTTGATCTGCGGCCGGTTCACCGCGTCCGGGTCCGGGTCCTTCAGGTTGTGCAGCAGCGCCTCGAACGCCTTCACCATGATCACCGCCGGGTTCACCGGCGGCCGCAGCATGTGCTCGGCGCGGACCATGTCGAAGGTCGGCGGCGGGAACTCCCGGGCCGACGGCACCGTCTTGGCGTCGCTGTAGTTCTTGCGCAGCGCCTGCACGTCCGGCAGCGCCGTGCGCAGCGAGTCGAACAGGCGGTCCGGGCCGGCCAGGAAGTCCTCGATCGCCTTCTGCTGCAACGCGACCGTGGAGTACTCCATGGACAGCAGGTGCCGCAGCGACAGCTTCAGGCCCTGCTGCACCAGCGTCTTGCGCACGTCGTACGGGCTGTGCAGCGCGGCCAGGATCAGCCGGTTGCGGGTGTGGAAGTAGGCCTGCCAGTCGGTGGCGTCGTTCTTGTCCGTCCACGGCATGTGCCACACCGCGGAACCGGGCAGGCTCACCGTCGGGTAGCCGTTCTCCTGCGCCCGCAGCGAGTACTCGGCGTCGTCCCACTTGATGAACAGCGGCAGCGGCATGCCGGTGCGCTGCACGACCTCACGCGGGAACAGGCACATCCACCAGCCGTTGTAGGTGACGTCGATCCGGCGGTGCACCTTCTTGGACTTGCGCAGCGTCTTCGAGCCGAAGTCGTGGTCGGTGACCGCGCCCGGCGCCGCCCGCCAGTAGCAGGAGCCGAGGTCGATGACCTCGCCGAAGCTGTGCAGCCGGGACCGCGCCTGCAGGTTGAGCATGTGGCTGCCGACGATCAGCGGCTGGGTGGCGGCCCGCGCGAACGCGTTGGACCGCAGCAGCGCGTCCGGCTCCAGCCGGATGTCGTCGTCCATCAGCATGATCTGGTCGACGTCGCTGTTGACGATCGACTCGTACATGCCGCGGCCGAAGCCGCCGGAGCCGCCCAGGTTCTCCTGCTCGATGACGTGCAGCCGGTCGCCCAGCCCCGCGGCCGCCTCGGCGAAGCCCTCGGTGTCACGCACCCGGACGTTGCCCTGGTCGGCGACGAACACCCGGTCCACCACGGACAGCACGGCCGGGTCCTCGCCGAGCGTGCGCAGCGCGATCACCGCGTCCACCGGGCGCATCGTGGTGATGGCCACCCCGATGGACTGCCGCGGCAGCTCCAGCGGCGTGGTCCAGGCGCCGTCCTTGATGTCCACCGTGGAGTCGTCGGTGAACACGTCGAACCACAGCCAGCCGCCGTCCTCGAACGGCGTCAGCGCGACCTTCACCTCGGCGGTGGTCCACGCCTTGGGGCTGCGCACCGGCAGGCCCTCGATGTGCACGGTGTCGCCATTGGGCTTGGACCGGTACACGTCGATACGGCCGGAGCCGCGCACGGTCAGCCGCAGCACGACCTGGTCGACCCGGGTCCACCGCTTCCAGTAGCTGGCCGGGAAGGCGTTGAAGTACGTGCCGAAGGACACCTTGGCCGACCGCGGCACGGTCACCTCGGTGCGGCCGCTCACGTGGCTGTGCGAGTTCTTCGACTCGTCCAGGTACAGCGGCCTGACGTCGAGCGGGTCCTCGTCGCGCGGCAGGATGACCCGCTGCAACACCGTGCCGGTGCGGACGGCGGGCTTCTCGGCGGAACGCTCCGCCGAGCCGCCCCGCTTGGCCGCGGGCGCCTGCTGCCCGATGGTCGTCTGCTCGGTCACGTCAGTCCTCCAACGAGCCGTTCGGGGTACGGCCCTCGACGAAGTACGGGGTGATCTTGTTGTCGAACATGCTCAGCGCCGAGCCGATCGCCATGTGCATGTCGAGGTACTTGTAGGTGCCCAGGCGACCGCCGAACAGGATGTTCTTCTCGGCGGCCTCGGCCTTGGCCAGCTCCCGGTACTGCAGCAGCTTTGCCCGGTTGTCCTCGCTGTCGATCGGGTAGTACGGCTCGTCGCCGCTCTCCGCGAACCGCGAGTACTCGCGGACGATGACCGTCTTGTCCGTCGGGTAGTCGCGCTCCGGGTGGAAGTGGCGGAACTCGTGGATGCGGGTGTAGGGCACGTCCGCGTCGTTGTAGTTCATCACCGAGGTGCCCTGGAAGTCGCCGACCGGCAGGACCTCGGTCTCGAAGTCCAGCGTGCGCCAGCCCAGCTCGCCCGCGCTGTAGTCGAAGTACTTGTCCAGCGGCCCGGTGAAGATCGTCAGGGTCTTGGCCGGGATCTGGTCGCGCACGTCGAAGTAGTCGGTGTTCAGCCGCACCTCGATGTTCGGGTGGTCGGCCATCCGGTTCAGCCAGGCGGTGTAGCCGTCGACCGGCAGACCCTCGTAGGTGTCGTTGAAGTACCGGTTGTTGAACGTGTAGCGGACCGGCAGCCGGGTGATGATCGACGGCGCGAGCTCGGTGGGCTCGGTCTGCCACTGCTTGATCGTGTAGCCCTTGATGAACGTCTCGTAGAGGGGGCGACCGATCAGCGAGATCGCCTTCTCCTCCAGGTTGCTGGCGTCGGCGGTGTCGAACTCCGCGGCCTGCTTGGCGATCAGCTCACGGGCCTCGTCGGGCGTGTGCGACTTGCCGAAGAACTGGTTGATCAGACCCAGGTTCATCGGGAAGGAGTAGACCTGGCCCTTGGCCCGCGCGAACACCCGGTGCTGGTAGTTGGTGAACTCGGTGAACTGGTTCACGTAGTCCCACACCCGCTTGTTGGAGGTGTGGAACAGGTGGGCGCCGTAGCGGTGCACCTCGATGCCTGTCTCGGGCTCCGGCTCCGAGTAGGCGTTGCCGCCGATGTGCTCGCGGCGCTCGAGCACCAGCACGCGCTTGTTCAGCTGCGTGGCGGCACGCTCGGCCACGGTCAGGCCGAAGAATCCGGAACCGACGATGATCAGGTCATAGCCCGAGAAGCTCACAGCGAGCCAGGGTACCCGGGTCACCGCGGGTCACCGAATCGGCGGGGGCCCCGGGCATCTTACCCCTACCGACCTCGGGTGAAGGCACGATCGAGCTAACTCCTAGACTGCGGCCGAGTGCCTGAGTGACGACGTGACGAGGTTCTTCGATGAACTGGTGGGACGCCGTTCCGGTCGCATTGGCGTCCGCCGGCTGGTTGATCGTGCCCGGACTTCTGATGACGTGGCTGGTCGGCCTGCGCGGGACAGCCGCGTGGGGCATGGCCCCCACGTTGAGCGTGGCCGTGGTCAGCACGGCCGCCGTGGTCGCCGGCAAGCTGGGGATCGACTGGGGGGTCGGCACGGCCGCCGTGGCCGTCGCGATAGCGGTGGTCGTCACCGGCGTGGTGGCGCTGCTGCTGCGCGGCCGCTCCCGCGGCGCCGTGCTGTCGGACCCGCGGCCGGTCACCCTGGCCGGCCTGCTCGGCGTGCTGCCGGCGGTCCTGTTCGGCGCGGCCGTCGTGGTGCTGGGCATGGGCCGTCCCGACGAGCTGTCGCAGACCTTCGACGCCGTCTTCCACTACAACGCGATCGCCTACATCCTCGACGCCCACAACGCGTCGTCGCTGACCATGGGCACGCTCGGCAACCCGATCGCGCCGGCGACCTTCTACCCGGCCGGCTGGCACGACTTCGCCTCGCTCGGCGTGCTCAGCACCGGCACCTCCATCCCGATCGCCGCGAACGCGCTGACCGGGGTGCTCGCGGTGCTGATCTGGCCGTTGTCCTGCGTGTTGCTGGTCCGCCAGATCGTCGGCCGCAATCCCGTCGCGCTGGCCATGACCGGCCTGTTCAGCCTCGCCTTCAGCCAGTTCCCGTGGGGCCTGCTGTCCTTCGGCGTGCTGTGGCCCAACACCCTCGGCCTCGCGCTGGTGCCGGCCGGCATCGCCGTCGTGCTGTCGCTGTCCGGCCTGGCCCGTGAGGACCTGATCGGCCGCGGCCGGGCCTGGGTGATGGCGCCGTTCGTGCTGCTCGCCGGCGGTTTCGCGCACCCCAATTCGCTGTTCAGCATGGTCGTCATCGCGGTGTTCCCGCTGTTCACCGGCATCTGGCGGTGGTCGCGGCGGATGCGCTCCGAGGGCCAGGGCCGGCGCGGCACCATCGGCCTGACCGCCGCCGTCGTGGTGTTCCTGCTCGGCTGGGCGTTCGTCGCCACCTCGCCGGCGTTCAAGACCGTGCGCACCTTCTACTGGCCGCCGTTCGAGACCTCGTCGCGGGCGCTGGGCGAGGTGCTGCTCAACGGCACCAACGGCCGCAGCTCGCTGTGGGCGGCGTCCATCGCCGTGCTGGTCGGGCTGGTCCTGGTGTGGCGGATGCGGGACCAGCGCTGGCTGGTCGGCGCGTTCACCGCCATCGGCGCGATGTTCATCCTGACCGCCTCGGTGAACCGCACGTACACCCAGTTCATCACCGGCTACTGGTACAACGACTCGTTCCGGCTGGCCGCGATCCTGCCGGTCGTCACGGTGCCGCTGCTCGTGGTCGCCGTCGTGACCACGGCCGGCTGCCTGAAGACCTGGCTCGCCGAGCGCCCCCGGCCGCGCCTGGGCCGTCTCGGCGCCTCCGCGACCGGCCTGGCCATCGTGCTCGCCCTGCTGGTGATCGTCGGGGCCAAGGGCCTGTACTTCCGCAACCAGGTCGAGACCGTCGCCTTCACGTACACGAGGGTCGAGAACTCCCCCAACGACACCATGGTCGACCCGCGGGAGCAGGCGTTCTTCACCCGCATCTCGTCCGAGGTGCCGAAGGACTCGGTCATCGCCAACAACCCGTGGGACGGCAGCGGCCTGATCTGGGCGCTGGCCGACCGGCGGCCGCTGTTCCCGCACCTGGACATCGCGTGGAGCGCCGAGCAGCGCTACCTGGCCCAGCACCTGGTCAGCGCGGCCAGCGACCCCACCACCTGCAAGGACGCCCGGCTGCTGCACGTGGACTACCTCGTGGTCGGCGAGCTGCACTTCTGGCCCACCGACCCCCGGATCAAGAACTACTCCGGCATCGTCGACCCGGCCGGCCGCCCCGGCTTCCAGTTGGTCGACTCGGACGGCGACCTGAAGCTGTACAAGCTCACCGCCTGCTGACGCCGGCGGGGCGCCGTCCACTTCGGACGACGCCCCGCCGGTGAGATTCCGTCCAGTGCGGATCGATCAGGTGTCGATGTGCCGGCTCGGCCCGAAAGCGTGCCGTACCAACGTCTTCACACCGGCGGCGTTGCGCTGCTTGAGCACGGCCGGCAGCACGGTCAGCGCGTGCAGCCGGGAGGACAGGTGCGCCCGGGCCGCCTTGGCCGCCCGCGGCCAGCCACGCCGCTCCATGCGCTCGGCGGCCTCCACGAAGAAGTTGCGCGCCTCCACGAACCGCGAACCCTCGATGGCCGTCCAGCCGGACGCGCTGGCGTTGTGCCGCCGGTAGCGGAAGCTCAGCGTGTCGTCCACGACCAGGCTCTCGCCGCGCTCCATCAGGTCCAGCACCAGGGCCAGGTCCTGGATGATGCTCAGGTCGTCCCGGAAGCCGATCTCCTTGACGGCCTTGGCCTTCCAGGCCACCGACGGGAAGTACAGCCAGTTGCCGCGCAGCAGGCTGACCGCCAGCTCCTCGCCGGCCATCAGCCGGCTGCCGGTGATCTTCGGGGCGTACAGCCGGCGCTTGGTCTCGTCGGCCAGCGTGCGCACCGGGTTGCCGTCGCCGTCGATCACCTCGACGCCGGGCTGGATCATGCCGGCGTCGGGGTAGCGCTGCTCCAGCGCGCGAATCGTGCGCACGTAGTTGGGCAGCAGCAGGTCGTCCGAGCCGAACAGCACCATCCGGTCGTGCTCGGCGAGCTCGACGCAGCGGTTGAAGTTGCCGGTGACGCCCAGGTTGCGCTCGTTGCGGAAGTAGCGCACCCGGTCGTCGCCGAGCCCGGCGAACCACTCCGGCACGCCCTCGGCCTTGCCGTCGTCGACGACGGTCAGCCGCCAGTCCGGGTCGTCCTGCGCGAGCACGCTGCGCACGGCGTCCTGCATCAGGCCGACGTCGCCGTAGTACGGCATCAGGATGTCGATGGTGCCCATCGCCGGCTCAGCCGTCCGCCTTCTGCTTCAGCTTCTCGTCCATCTCCAGCCGGAGGATGGCCACGTCCTCGGCCAGCCGCCGGGTCTCGTCCTCCAGCCGGGACAGCTCCCACGACTGGTGGATGGAGACGCCGACCAGGAAGACGATGGCGACGAAGAACATCAGGTTGGTCGGCACCTGGATGCCGATCACCTGGCTGAACCAGGTGAGCAGGCCCGGGAAGACCGTGAGCACCAGGATCAGCACGCCGACGACCAGCCACAGCACCGCGTACTTCTCGCTGAGCTGGCGGCGGCGCAGCATCTCGATGATGCCGAGCAGCACGATGACGCTGCCGACGATGGCGAAGATGTGCGCACTCAGGCTCATACCGAAACCTCGCTCACAACCGGAGTGGCGGCCTTGACGGAGACGTTCCAGCGGCGGATCAGCGCCAGCAGCAGCGCGAACCCGGCGCGGAACAGGTAGATGGACGCCTTCCACGGGCTGTGGCTGGGCGTGCCGGCCCGGCGCTCCCGCATGTGCGCCGGCACCTGGACGACCTTGCAGCCGGCCCGGCAGGCGATGACCAGCGACTCGATGGTGTCGCCGAGGTATTCGACCGGGTAGTTCTCGGCGAACAGCGGCAGCGCGCGGCGGCCGGTCGCCTTGAAGCCGGAGGTGGTGTCGGTCAGCTTGGTGCCGGCCAGCCGGGACAGCACGAAGGCGAGCACCTTCATGGCCCACTTGCGGGGGCCGCGGACCTGGTAGTCGCCCTCGCCGGCGAACCGGGCGCCGATGACGATGTCGGCCTCGTCCAGCTTGGCCAGCAGGTCCTTGACCTCGAGCGGGTTGTGCTGACCGTCGGCGTCGCACTGCACGGCGGCGTCGTAGTCGTGCCGGACGGCGTAGCGGAAGCCGGCGCGCATGGCGCCGCCGACTCCGAGGTTGATGGGGAGTTCGAGCACCTTGGCGCCGGCGGCGCGGGCGACCTGCGCGGTGCGGTCGGACGAGCCGTCGTCGACCACGAGGACATCGGCTTCAGGCAGCGCGGCGAAGATCTCCCGCACGGTGTCGCCGACGGCCTCCTCTTCGTTCCAGGCGGGCACGACGATCAGCGCGCGACGTCCACCAGTGGATTCACTCGACACGGTGCACAGGGTAGCGGCCACCGCGGCGGATCCCGATTCGGGCCGTTCGCCCCGGTCAGACCGCGGCCGAAGCGGGCGCTGCCGGCCGGGAGCCGGCCGTCCGCAGCCCCCTGGCCAGCGACAACAGCACGCCGGCGGCCACGACCGCCGGCCCGGCCAGCTGTGCGGCCACCGCCACCCAGAGCACGTCGCCGGGCACCAGGAACAGCACCCCGCACAGCACCGCGGTGCCGGCCGCCCACGAGACCGTGACGGCGTGGTGGCGGCCCATCGCGACCAGCGCCGGCTGCAGCGCCTGCACGGTCATCAGGAGGATGGT includes these proteins:
- the glf gene encoding UDP-galactopyranose mutase, producing MSFSGYDLIIVGSGFFGLTVAERAATQLNKRVLVLERREHIGGNAYSEPEPETGIEVHRYGAHLFHTSNKRVWDYVNQFTEFTNYQHRVFARAKGQVYSFPMNLGLINQFFGKSHTPDEARELIAKQAAEFDTADASNLEEKAISLIGRPLYETFIKGYTIKQWQTEPTELAPSIITRLPVRYTFNNRYFNDTYEGLPVDGYTAWLNRMADHPNIEVRLNTDYFDVRDQIPAKTLTIFTGPLDKYFDYSAGELGWRTLDFETEVLPVGDFQGTSVMNYNDADVPYTRIHEFRHFHPERDYPTDKTVIVREYSRFAESGDEPYYPIDSEDNRAKLLQYRELAKAEAAEKNILFGGRLGTYKYLDMHMAIGSALSMFDNKITPYFVEGRTPNGSLED
- a CDS encoding glycosyltransferase family 2 protein; the encoded protein is MGTIDILMPYYGDVGLMQDAVRSVLAQDDPDWRLTVVDDGKAEGVPEWFAGLGDDRVRYFRNERNLGVTGNFNRCVELAEHDRMVLFGSDDLLLPNYVRTIRALEQRYPDAGMIQPGVEVIDGDGNPVRTLADETKRRLYAPKITGSRLMAGEELAVSLLRGNWLYFPSVAWKAKAVKEIGFRDDLSIIQDLALVLDLMERGESLVVDDTLSFRYRRHNASASGWTAIEGSRFVEARNFFVEAAERMERRGWPRAAKAARAHLSSRLHALTVLPAVLKQRNAAGVKTLVRHAFGPSRHIDT
- a CDS encoding glycosyltransferase family 2 protein: MSSESTGGRRALIVVPAWNEEEAVGDTVREIFAALPEADVLVVDDGSSDRTAQVARAAGAKVLELPINLGVGGAMRAGFRYAVRHDYDAAVQCDADGQHNPLEVKDLLAKLDEADIVIGARFAGEGDYQVRGPRKWAMKVLAFVLSRLAGTKLTDTTSGFKATGRRALPLFAENYPVEYLGDTIESLVIACRAGCKVVQVPAHMRERRAGTPSHSPWKASIYLFRAGFALLLALIRRWNVSVKAATPVVSEVSV
- a CDS encoding DUF6541 family protein; translated protein: MNWWDAVPVALASAGWLIVPGLLMTWLVGLRGTAAWGMAPTLSVAVVSTAAVVAGKLGIDWGVGTAAVAVAIAVVVTGVVALLLRGRSRGAVLSDPRPVTLAGLLGVLPAVLFGAAVVVLGMGRPDELSQTFDAVFHYNAIAYILDAHNASSLTMGTLGNPIAPATFYPAGWHDFASLGVLSTGTSIPIAANALTGVLAVLIWPLSCVLLVRQIVGRNPVALAMTGLFSLAFSQFPWGLLSFGVLWPNTLGLALVPAGIAVVLSLSGLAREDLIGRGRAWVMAPFVLLAGGFAHPNSLFSMVVIAVFPLFTGIWRWSRRMRSEGQGRRGTIGLTAAVVVFLLGWAFVATSPAFKTVRTFYWPPFETSSRALGEVLLNGTNGRSSLWAASIAVLVGLVLVWRMRDQRWLVGAFTAIGAMFILTASVNRTYTQFITGYWYNDSFRLAAILPVVTVPLLVVAVVTTAGCLKTWLAERPRPRLGRLGASATGLAIVLALLVIVGAKGLYFRNQVETVAFTYTRVENSPNDTMVDPREQAFFTRISSEVPKDSVIANNPWDGSGLIWALADRRPLFPHLDIAWSAEQRYLAQHLVSAASDPTTCKDARLLHVDYLVVGELHFWPTDPRIKNYSGIVDPAGRPGFQLVDSDGDLKLYKLTAC
- a CDS encoding glycosyltransferase; the protein is MTEQTTIGQQAPAAKRGGSAERSAEKPAVRTGTVLQRVILPRDEDPLDVRPLYLDESKNSHSHVSGRTEVTVPRSAKVSFGTYFNAFPASYWKRWTRVDQVVLRLTVRGSGRIDVYRSKPNGDTVHIEGLPVRSPKAWTTAEVKVALTPFEDGGWLWFDVFTDDSTVDIKDGAWTTPLELPRQSIGVAITTMRPVDAVIALRTLGEDPAVLSVVDRVFVADQGNVRVRDTEGFAEAAAGLGDRLHVIEQENLGGSGGFGRGMYESIVNSDVDQIMLMDDDIRLEPDALLRSNAFARAATQPLIVGSHMLNLQARSRLHSFGEVIDLGSCYWRAAPGAVTDHDFGSKTLRKSKKVHRRIDVTYNGWWMCLFPREVVQRTGMPLPLFIKWDDAEYSLRAQENGYPTVSLPGSAVWHMPWTDKNDATDWQAYFHTRNRLILAALHSPYDVRKTLVQQGLKLSLRHLLSMEYSTVALQQKAIEDFLAGPDRLFDSLRTALPDVQALRKNYSDAKTVPSAREFPPPTFDMVRAEHMLRPPVNPAVIMVKAFEALLHNLKDPDPDAVNRPQINVPATNARWFLLGNLDSATVSNADGSGVSFRHRDPKEFRELGKRVLANYRRLAAEWPRMKRVYRDALPELTSVESWGKVFTK
- a CDS encoding DUF2304 domain-containing protein, giving the protein MSLSAHIFAIVGSVIVLLGIIEMLRRRQLSEKYAVLWLVVGVLILVLTVFPGLLTWFSQVIGIQVPTNLMFFVAIVFLVGVSIHQSWELSRLEDETRRLAEDVAILRLEMDEKLKQKADG